From the genome of Leptolyngbya iicbica LK, one region includes:
- a CDS encoding DEAD/DEAH box helicase, with protein MSFESLGLSGKLLRAIADEGYETPTPIQAEAIPAVLAGHDLLASAQTGTGKTASFTLPILERLNQTKPARNRRIRALVLTPTRELAAQVEASIKTYGKYMPLRIASIYGGTRMGPQIARLRKGVDVLVATPGRLLDHLGQGTADLAAVETLVLDEADRMLDMGFIHDIRKIIEHTRSDRQTLLFSATFSRQIRKLADDLLDNPKVIEVARTNTVAENVTQVVHPVDRHRKRELLSHMIGSKNWGRVLVFTRTKHGANRLAEQLQSDGLTSDTIHGNKSQSARARALDSFKRGKVRVLVATDVAARGLDIDELPHVVNFDLPNVAEDYVHRIGRTGRAGNEGDAVSLVCVDEHYLLRNIERLLKRDIPSTIVPGYEPDPSIEPQPIPGAKRPSSRNGHSKSYSRNGQNRRYGSRNKGRSSSPNARRNGKSLPAPVLNKGKHKQA; from the coding sequence ATGTCTTTTGAATCTCTTGGCTTGTCTGGCAAGCTACTGCGGGCGATCGCGGATGAAGGTTATGAAACGCCAACTCCGATTCAGGCGGAGGCGATTCCTGCGGTTTTGGCAGGCCATGATTTACTCGCCAGTGCGCAAACGGGCACGGGTAAAACTGCCAGTTTCACGCTGCCGATCTTGGAACGTTTGAACCAAACCAAGCCGGCTCGTAACCGTCGCATTCGGGCCCTTGTGCTCACACCCACACGCGAACTGGCGGCACAGGTAGAAGCCAGCATCAAAACCTACGGCAAATATATGCCGCTACGCATTGCCTCAATTTACGGGGGCACTCGCATGGGACCGCAAATTGCCCGCCTGCGCAAAGGCGTGGATGTGTTGGTTGCGACTCCCGGACGCTTGCTCGACCATTTAGGTCAAGGCACTGCCGATCTTGCAGCGGTGGAAACCCTGGTACTGGATGAAGCCGATCGCATGTTGGATATGGGCTTTATCCACGACATTCGCAAAATCATTGAGCATACGAGAAGCGATCGCCAAACGCTGTTGTTTTCCGCCACCTTCTCGCGCCAAATTCGTAAACTGGCCGACGATCTCTTGGATAATCCCAAGGTGATTGAGGTGGCGCGTACCAACACCGTCGCGGAGAATGTGACTCAGGTAGTGCATCCGGTAGATCGGCACCGTAAGCGCGAACTGCTGTCACACATGATCGGCTCGAAAAATTGGGGGCGAGTGCTCGTTTTCACTCGCACCAAGCATGGCGCGAATCGGTTGGCTGAGCAGCTGCAAAGCGATGGTCTGACTTCCGACACCATTCACGGCAACAAGAGCCAAAGTGCTCGCGCTCGCGCACTAGATTCGTTTAAGCGCGGCAAGGTCCGGGTCTTGGTGGCAACGGATGTGGCAGCCCGAGGGTTGGACATTGACGAACTGCCCCACGTGGTGAATTTCGATTTGCCCAACGTGGCCGAAGACTATGTGCACCGCATTGGCCGGACGGGCCGGGCCGGGAATGAGGGCGACGCCGTTTCCCTCGTCTGTGTCGATGAGCATTATCTGCTGCGCAATATCGAACGGTTGCTCAAGCGCGATATTCCCTCAACTATCGTGCCGGGGTATGAGCCGGATCCTTCCATTGAGCCGCAGCCTATTCCCGGTGCCAAGCGGCCTTCCAGTCGAAATGGCCATAGCAAAAGCTACTCCCGTAATGGCCAAAATCGTCGTTATGGCAGCCGCAATAAGGGGCGGTCATCGAGTCCCAATGCTCGTCGCAACGGCAAGTCGCTGCCTGCGCCCGTGCTGAATAAAGGGAAGCATAAGCAGGCGTAA
- a CDS encoding DUF6159 family protein translates to MARKIANGVQLTQQCWQALKHNPQLMIFPLISGITLVIVGIIFLIPTVGGALLLGDGQVATNGDESSVQWVFGIVMLFLYYFVCYTVIIFSNTALVGVALKLLKGESADVGDGLEIAISRWGQIIGFALISATIGTVAHMLRDAGRDSENIVVAIITSLIGGLIQGVWSVVVFFAIPVYVVENVGPVQAISRSWDIFKQTWGEGFTGRAVIGGVGFLVQFVLLAVFVGLLVVAISTGFIPLIVLTVLFGVVAFGALALITGAINGVFQASLYHYAQTGDAGRFIDNDLARNAFPT, encoded by the coding sequence GTGGCACGCAAAATCGCTAATGGAGTCCAGCTAACTCAACAATGCTGGCAAGCCCTCAAGCATAATCCGCAGTTAATGATTTTTCCTTTAATCTCCGGCATTACTCTGGTGATCGTTGGGATTATCTTCTTGATTCCCACGGTCGGTGGGGCGCTGTTATTAGGAGATGGTCAAGTTGCCACCAACGGTGATGAATCTAGCGTGCAATGGGTGTTTGGCATTGTCATGCTGTTTCTGTATTATTTCGTGTGCTACACCGTCATCATCTTTTCCAATACGGCGTTGGTCGGGGTGGCGCTCAAACTGCTTAAGGGTGAATCGGCTGACGTGGGGGATGGTCTCGAGATCGCCATCAGCCGCTGGGGGCAGATTATTGGTTTTGCCCTAATATCGGCCACTATTGGCACCGTGGCCCACATGCTTCGGGACGCCGGACGAGACTCCGAGAACATCGTTGTCGCTATTATTACGTCCTTGATTGGCGGACTGATTCAAGGAGTGTGGAGTGTGGTGGTCTTTTTCGCGATTCCAGTCTATGTGGTGGAAAATGTCGGTCCCGTCCAAGCCATCAGCCGCAGTTGGGACATCTTTAAGCAAACCTGGGGCGAAGGCTTTACGGGGCGCGCTGTGATTGGGGGCGTTGGCTTCTTAGTACAGTTCGTCCTATTGGCAGTATTTGTGGGTTTATTGGTGGTGGCCATATCCACCGGTTTTATCCCCCTCATTGTGTTGACTGTTTTGTTTGGCGTTGTGGCGTTTGGGGCTTTAGCCCTGATTACTGGAGCGATCAACGGAGTCTTTCAAGCTTCGCTATACCACTATGCGCAGACCGGTGATGCAGGACGCTTTATCGACAACGATTTGGCCCGTAATGCTTTCCCGACCTGA
- a CDS encoding HAD hydrolase-like protein: MDTALSNFLFDFDGTLADSLSAIVLITNRLAPEFGFRPTPLAEVEALKGLTARQLIRYSGIPLLKIPALLRRVRAELSQQGGHITPCPGVIEVIRTLYAQHHTLAVVTSNSPATVEAFLAAHDLTHCFLSVDGGGTLFRKGKLIMRCLEKHQLVPRETVYVGDEIRDIDAAQFAGVRPVSVTWGFNSRPLLMKMSPDWLIDDPELLLAIADQL, encoded by the coding sequence TTGGATACCGCTTTGAGCAATTTTCTCTTTGATTTTGATGGCACCTTGGCGGATAGCTTATCCGCGATCGTGCTCATCACGAATCGGTTAGCCCCTGAGTTTGGCTTTCGCCCCACCCCTCTGGCAGAGGTCGAAGCGCTCAAAGGGCTGACCGCCCGCCAATTAATTCGCTATTCCGGCATTCCGCTGCTCAAAATTCCGGCGCTGTTACGGCGCGTCCGGGCTGAGTTGAGTCAACAGGGGGGCCACATTACCCCCTGCCCGGGCGTCATTGAGGTGATTCGCACCCTATATGCGCAGCACCATACGCTGGCGGTGGTCACTTCTAATTCGCCTGCCACAGTGGAAGCCTTTTTAGCAGCCCATGACTTAACGCACTGTTTTCTCAGTGTCGATGGCGGCGGCACCCTCTTTCGCAAGGGCAAGTTGATTATGCGCTGTCTGGAAAAACATCAGCTCGTCCCTCGTGAAACCGTATATGTGGGCGACGAAATTCGCGACATTGACGCCGCGCAGTTTGCTGGGGTGAGGCCAGTTTCCGTAACGTGGGGCTTTAATAGTCGTCCGCTGTTGATGAAGATGTCCCCGGACTGGCTGATTGATGATCCCGAGCTGCTGCTGGCGATCGCCGACCAGCTGTAA
- a CDS encoding homocysteine biosynthesis protein: MPTPRTLAEINAKIRAQTVVVETAETFKQRAAESSIAAAFAAVDVVTTGTFEPMESSGAVLNIGHTDPPIKIRDCRLDGVPAYAGIGAVDLYLGASQPADSGPPGDNTPTKDRGGGHVIADLVAGKAVQLQATGHVTDCYPRSSLDTTISRETINQFYLFNPRNLYQNFIVGVNGGDRPLATYLGPLQPNLGNAVYANSGALSPLMNDPNLNVVGIGSRIFLGGGVGYVAWEGTQHFPLQKRLPNDTPIGPAATVALIGDAKQMQPQWVRGCYFKGYGPSLMLGIGLAIPLLNEAIACHCAVQDQDLVAPVMDFSIPRRVRPTFGLVSYAQLKSGRITLNGQKVRTAPLASIYLSRQVAAELRDWIAQGQFELTAPVAPLARDRAFLAQDTWNPQSGLRE, translated from the coding sequence ATGCCGACGCCGCGCACCCTCGCCGAGATTAACGCCAAGATCCGCGCCCAAACCGTGGTAGTGGAAACGGCCGAAACCTTCAAACAGCGAGCGGCTGAGTCCAGCATTGCGGCAGCGTTCGCCGCCGTGGATGTGGTGACGACGGGCACCTTTGAACCGATGGAATCTTCCGGAGCGGTACTCAACATTGGGCACACCGATCCGCCCATCAAAATCCGCGACTGTCGGTTGGATGGGGTGCCCGCCTATGCGGGAATCGGGGCGGTGGATTTGTATTTGGGGGCGAGCCAACCGGCTGACTCTGGCCCCCCTGGCGACAACACTCCCACCAAAGACCGGGGTGGCGGCCACGTCATTGCTGATTTGGTGGCGGGCAAGGCGGTGCAATTGCAAGCGACCGGGCACGTCACAGACTGCTATCCCCGCAGCAGCTTGGATACCACCATTTCCCGCGAGACAATCAATCAGTTTTATCTGTTTAACCCGCGCAACCTCTATCAAAATTTCATCGTGGGGGTGAATGGCGGCGATCGCCCCCTCGCGACATACTTGGGGCCACTCCAACCGAATCTGGGCAATGCCGTGTACGCCAACTCCGGCGCGCTGTCGCCGCTCATGAATGATCCCAACTTGAACGTGGTGGGCATTGGCAGCCGCATTTTCCTCGGCGGCGGCGTGGGATACGTCGCTTGGGAAGGGACCCAGCATTTCCCGCTGCAAAAGCGCCTGCCCAATGACACCCCCATTGGCCCCGCCGCCACCGTGGCTTTAATCGGCGATGCGAAACAGATGCAGCCGCAGTGGGTGCGCGGCTGCTATTTCAAAGGCTATGGCCCCTCGCTAATGCTGGGCATTGGTCTGGCCATTCCCTTATTGAATGAGGCCATCGCCTGCCACTGCGCGGTGCAAGACCAAGATCTGGTGGCGCCCGTGATGGATTTTTCGATTCCCCGACGGGTGCGCCCCACCTTTGGCTTGGTGAGCTATGCCCAACTCAAGTCAGGGCGCATCACCCTGAATGGCCAAAAAGTCCGCACTGCCCCCCTTGCCAGCATTTATCTGTCGCGCCAAGTCGCCGCCGAGCTGAGGGACTGGATTGCCCAAGGTCAGTTTGAGCTGACGGCACCCGTGGCTCCCCTGGCCCGCGATCGCGCCTTCCTCGCCCAAGATACGTGGAATCCCCAGAGTGGACTCAGAGAGTGA
- a CDS encoding SDR family oxidoreductase yields the protein MTVANFRNCFVAGASRGVGFEVVKGLRQQGCRVMALLRTDDARSQLAALGADVYIGDALDPDVMKAAVQCFGDESFVVVTTLGGKGFTRDEPRADYLGNRNLIDAVKALPCERFILVSSIGVRESAVALPEQVLETLRPALLAKAKAEEHLMASGLPFTIVRPGGLLSEPATGNGIVVTDERVAGSITRADVADLVIRCLRSPDAVNQVLSAVDRDRLRSEQPIEAAILAL from the coding sequence GTAATTGTTTTGTCGCAGGCGCGAGTCGCGGCGTCGGCTTTGAAGTGGTGAAGGGCTTGCGGCAACAAGGCTGTCGGGTTATGGCACTGCTGCGGACAGATGATGCCCGATCGCAACTCGCGGCTTTGGGGGCAGACGTTTACATTGGCGACGCCCTCGACCCCGACGTGATGAAAGCGGCGGTGCAGTGCTTTGGGGATGAGTCGTTTGTTGTGGTGACGACCCTCGGGGGCAAGGGGTTTACCCGTGACGAGCCTCGGGCCGACTATTTGGGCAATCGCAACTTGATAGATGCGGTCAAAGCCTTGCCCTGTGAACGGTTCATTCTGGTCTCTTCCATTGGCGTGCGGGAGAGTGCAGTGGCGCTGCCCGAACAGGTGCTAGAAACGTTGCGTCCGGCGCTGCTCGCCAAGGCCAAGGCCGAAGAACATTTGATGGCCAGCGGTTTGCCCTTCACCATTGTGCGACCAGGCGGTCTACTGTCTGAACCCGCGACCGGCAACGGCATTGTGGTTACTGATGAACGAGTGGCGGGCAGTATCACTCGCGCCGACGTGGCCGACCTCGTGATTCGTTGTCTGCGATCGCCCGATGCAGTCAATCAGGTGCTCTCAGCTGTTGATCGCGATCGTCTCCGCAGTGAGCAGCCCATCGAAGCCGCCATCCTCGCACTTTGA